The region ATATTTCAGTTCCTTATCACCCCTCCATGTCTCCAGACCGCAGGTTCAAGAACATCACGTTTGACGCAATTGTGTATCCAAAATAACTGGATCCAGTCTTGGGGGAATATCCTCGAAGTTTGAATACAAAGaatccccctcccccccccccctcccctgcggCTAAAGCCACACAGCCTGCCCCTCTTCATCATAATAGAACTCGTGCTGGGTATCAGGATCCAGGTACACAGTGACGCCGTTCTCCGCCTGGCGGTACAGGACTCCGCTGTTGGGATCCATGCTGTACAGGCTGTAGTCGGCAGCCTTTCCCTTGCTGCTACCGGCGGAGGGGCCGTGCTTCCCAGACGACTTGTGCCGCTTTGACGAAGAGCTCTTGGAGGACTCAGCCTTAActttgcccttgcccttcttaTCACCCAAGGCGGTCTCCGTCCCGTCCCCCGCTTTCCAAGCGGCAACAAACTCAGGGTCAAGCCAATGGGTGTTCTCCTCGCCCACGTCTTCTGCCGTTGCAGCCGTCGCCTGATACCAGGGGAACTCAGTCTTGGAGGGTATCACGGTCCCATCCGGATATACGTGTAGAGATACGCCAGATCCCTTGAAGTCCTCCTTGCGGCGGAACGCTGCAGACGCGTGCCATGGATCCTTTGTTTTATCCGTTTCATGAGGGGAACCGCTAGAAAACCAAATCATTAGACGCGGACATTCCGGGTTAACATGTGGGGAATTTACTGGAACTTCACAAAGGGGGTCTTTTCCAGCTGACGTGCGAGTGTGGGGTGTTCCTGCTCGAGATAGTCGACGTATTCGTTGACCTCTCGTTCCGCCCAAGGGATTCTCGTTCTCCCTTTGAACTTTATATTCTTCAGTCTTGCCCAAGTCGATTTCATATTGCGGGAGTTAAAGTCTTGAGAGAAATGAGAGAATACAGTATTACACGAgaagtgtgtgtgtgtttgtgtcTGGGAGAGTTCTGCCCTGACGTTTTATATTGAGGGAAGTTGCTACTCCAACACGCTCTCCCGGGCCAACACCAGGTGGTCTCGGGGCCCTCCGCCATCTTCAAGGCCAATCATCCGTCTGGTTTATAATAAGACCTACTTCTGTGACTATTTTTGGCCCGGTAGAGTGCGTCATAAGAAATATCCGGGCCGTGGTTGACCAGGATGCACCCAGGTACATACCATCTTCACACTGAATCTCACGACGTCAATGCGGCCGGTGGTTGTCAGCACTGTTAGAAGCTCGCCGTATATACAGCCCAGACCCAATGAGATACTATCCGATAAGCGCCGTGTCATTGCTGCCTGAGCGCTTCCCATCGTAACCAATCccacgccccctccccccccaaccccccaaccccaaccccaacccaTACACCCCTTGGCTATCCGTGCATCGCCTGCTGGCTGCCGTGCGAGATTGGAAAGTAAGTGAGACTCAACTCATGTTGGTCGCGCCTGTGTTGTCAAGGGCTGCATGCTCACTGGACCGGCTCGCTGGCGAGTATACTCCACTCCGCTTGCGCTGTAACGATGCCATTGGCCCGTTGAGGGACTAGCAATTAAAACCCAATGGGGTGTCGTGGACAAGGAACCGAACCGTAGGTGGCTTAGCGCCAAGGCATCCACAGAAGTCCCTCCGGGCGAAACAAAATCCATGCCGCGCTGCTCTCCAGTTCGTTGGGACTGTCATCACAACAAATTAATACGCCTGCTGGAGGGCTGGGAGGCGTTGGAACCGAGCTCAAATACCACCCGAAGCGGGCTGCTTGACGACAACATGGTAAACGCATCAACCATCGCAAAACCACGAGCTCTCTGTCAGAAACCGTCCCGGAGATTGCCATCTCTCTGGCACAAACGCGCGTTAGTATCCCAGCCCAAATCGATGGCTCATATTATCGACGAGcccatcgaggaggagctgctcccGGGCGATCGGCTGGGACGTTTCCATCCGACGCGGCCCGGCGAGGTACTGGATGGCAGATTCAAGACGATCACCAAGCTTGGTTATGGCGCGGGCTCCACCGTCTGGCTGGCAGAGAATCTCCGATTGTAAGGCGTCTGTCGTCTCGCCCGATTGTGCAAACCCTCAGCCTAACATATCACATCAGTAAGAAGTGGAGGAAGTCGTCGATTCCTCGCTATGTTAGTGTCAAGATCGCGGCCCTTGATACAGATGCGGCTTGGGAGACGAGGATCTCGAAGGTCATCGCCAAAGCTCAGCCATCACACGAAGGTTTAGAGTTCATCCGGATGCCGATCGACGAGTTCCGACTGGCAAGACCAGAGGGAACACACTCCTGTCTCGTCTATACGCCGATGAGAGAAACTCTCTGTCAGCTCCAGAGCAGACTACGGCGACAGAGACTGGCCCCGCCCCTGTTTAAATTTTTTATCTACTgcctcctcgaggcgctAGATTATCTGCACACTAAATGCGGTCTCATCCACACGGGTAAAGCCTCATGACACTCCTCGTGAGATACCCCTCGTAACACTATAATGCTGACTACGGCACGCCAGACATTAAGGATGACAACATCATGGTGACGATCGAAAGCGAcgccgtcttggccgacTTTGTCAAACTCCAAAAGAAGAACCACCAACCCGCGCACGTCCGAATCGAGGACGGCCGTATAACCTACCTCTCCCAAGCCGACTTTGGTCCTCTACAAGGCCCAAGACTGCTACCTAAGCTGGCTGATTTTAATCTTGCCTTTCCCGGACTAGCCGGGGACAAAGGCCACCTCTCCCCCATCCAATCTCACCGCTTCCGCGCTCCAGAGGTGATACTTGGTTGTCCGTGGTCGTACAGCGCCGACATCTGGAATCTCGGACTCCTGGTAAGCAGAAGGGCTGCGTCTTCCAATGGCGATACTGACATTGGCAGATGTGGAACCTCCTGGAAGGCATTAGTCTGTTCGACCGGCCCGCCGGTGAAGCTGGCGAATACGACGCACACGTCCACCTCGCCCAGATGGTTACATTACTAGGAGACCCGCCCGAGGAACTAATTGAGAGGGAGCGGTTCTTTCGCAAACACCAGCTCAAGAGCCCTGTCACGAACGCGCGCGGCAAGAAGTGCAAGAACATGAATGAGTTCTGGGGCGGTCCATTTTTCGACGAGGATAGTAAGTCAAGAAGCCTGCAAAAAGACTGTTGGTTCATGAGCCGACCCATAACAGATCATGTTCTCCGTGATGACCTCCTGGGAAAGAAGAGGCTTGCAGATACGGTGACGGAGCTGGCCGGTGACGAGAAAGAAGCATTCCTCGACCTTGCTTCCGGCATGCTACATTGGTTGCCTGAGAAGAGAaagacggccaaggagctACTGCAACATCCCATTTTCGATTCGTTGAATAACAAACGTGCCCAATGGCGGATAGACGGATGAAAAACGCGAACGGCGCCTGAATCGCTTTAGCCGCACCCGAGGGCATTGACTGTTGGCCTCCGCCTGCATCTGACTTCGCCAATTGGGTATACGGTACGACCAGTTGGCTTCTACCCCTCCACGGTTATCGCCTAACGCGTCCGGCCGAGGTGTTGATGACTTTTGCCCACCGAATCCATAGCCCCGTCCTGCAACGTGTTGAAGGACATGTTCGGTCTCGTCGATGCTGAACCTGCTCTCTCATACGGCATACCTACGACACCATGGGCGGCAATGAATGCCATAGCCTCATCAGATTGCGATCAGAGTATGGCATCACAAGACTTCATGGATTGGATCACACAGTTAAGGTTCTGCCCCGCAGACACAATCATGGGCCGGGCATCGTTCATGATGAACCCTCCCGATAACGTCTCAGGTTCCGATAAGGCCGAACATAGCTCCATCTCGCTCTCCCCTCAGAAGAGCATGGCACCTCGTGAGCACGCAGCTATATCGCTATTACCACTTATAGCGtaatattaagcttaatattaaGCGGCGTTAATAGTAGTTTTATAGGTGTATTAGCGAAATCCTTAATAGTTGCTTTTAAGACCGGGGGAATAGGAGAGAGTTAGAGGTCTACTTAAATTAATGAAGCGGGCTTAGTGTAGGGTAGCCCGCGACATATTGAGAGCCCAGGCGGGTAAACATCGGCGCAGTATCTCTCTCGTCGTAGACACGGTGATGAGGCGACATGAGCCTTGGAAAAGGAGGAAAATTCGTTGCGACGCAAATAATCGATGGACATGGCTTCATAGCTACATTCGCCAGTTCTGAGCCCGATGCAAGTGCCCCGAAAAGAGGGCAAAAAGTCACTCGCTGCGTGATTCGAACCGGCGCTCCTTCCTCTCTGTGGCTGCTCGCGGCAGTGACTCAGTGGTGCGCGCCAGGCAAACTTTTTCCCTAGTGGCAGTGCGAGGCGCTTCCCCACTCGGCCATGAGCGCTCTCGACACCAACCCATGGAACCAAACGCCCCCACCACGCGGCCTGTCGTCGCACTTTTttcgcctcgccagcctcgtctCACACCGTTTTGTCACCGCGTCGATCCCATCGCCTCACTCCTCTCTCTGAGGCCAGACATCACATCGTCGCCCGTGTACGCGTCCAAGCACGATTCCCACAGTCCTCCGGCGCAGCTAGAAAGCCCGGGTCTCGCCCGTGGCGCTGCTCGTGAGGAGGCGGATTGAGTCTTCCGGAATCGTCACAGAGCCTCCCATCGCGGACTCAAAACATAATTGTCATCGCGCTGCTACACCAAACCGACCCCGCGATATACGACTgtcaccgccgctgccattgCCAACGCCAGCCGCCATGTCGTCTCTTCTCAATCCAAACCGCAAGCCGCAGTCGGGCAGTGGCCCGAAGCCGCGCTTCGCCAAACCCAACCCCATCCGCGCCATGCGTGAGCGTGAAGAGCGCCGCCAGGCAGCACAGCAGTCGcagtcggcgtcggcaaacAGGAGGGGCTCCGTCGCCCCCCCTGCGCGCCAGCAATGTCCCAACAAGGCCTGTCCCAAGCccaatgtcgtcgacggaaCGTGTCAAACCTGCGGTcgtgtcgccgacgacagcaacaTCGTGGCCGAGGTTCAGTTCGGCGAGACGTCCTCGGGTGCCGCCATTGTCCAGGGTTCGTTTGTCGGCGCCGATCAGGCCGGAGTCCGTAGCATGGGACCGGCCTTTCGCCGCGTCGGAGGATCCGAGGACAGGGAGAAGAGCATccgcgaggcccgcggcCTGATGCAGGGTTacgcgcagcagctcaacATCAGCGAGagcctcgtcaccgccggcacCCAAGTCTTCAAgctcgcctcgggcgccaACTTCATCCAGGGCCGCACCctcgccagcgtcgccgcagTCTGTCTGTACGCCGCGTGCCGTGCCGAGCCGCCATGCAAGGTCATGCTGAttgacctcgccgacctggtCCAGCTCAACGTCTTCAAGCTTGGCCGAATCTtcaagaagctcaacgaGGTCGTGCCCATCGGCAACGACGGCCTCATCCCCGTCTACCCCGAGGACCTCATCTGGCGTTTCGCGACAAAGATGGAGTTCCACCAAGAGACGGCCAAGGTTGCCGAGGATGCGGTGCGGCTCGTCAAGCGCATGAGCCGAGACTGGATGGTCATGGGCCGGCGACCCTCGGGCATCTGCGGCGCATGTCtgctcatggcggcgcgcatgcACAATTTCCGGCGGACTGTGCGCGAGGTTGTCTACATTGTCAAGGTCACCAACCACACCATCCAGAACCGGCTCCAAGAGTTCAACTACACCGAGTCTAGCAAGATGTCGGTCGAGGACTTTTTAAAGCAAGACTTTCTGGAGAGCTCGCATGACCCGCCCTCGTTTTACCGCAAGTCGGAGGAGCACAGGCAGATTCTGGAAGAAAAGTCGAAGAAACGCAAGCGCAGTACCAATGACGGGGAAGGTCAAGACGGTGATGAGCAGCCCGAGCGCAATTACGAGGCAGAAAAGCGCCAGCGACGGATGACagacgctggcgccgacCTTTCGCAAGCCCCGGCGATCAAGTTCCGCAGAGATGCGGATGGCTTCATCATCCCTCCGCACCCCTCACAAATTCCACGCGACGATCCGGATTCCTCCATTGTCGAAAAGatcgatgacgccgacgcgctcgagtCTCTTGCAAACGAGtttggcgacgccatcgacgacgagctggacgcgAGCGACAACGTCAACGgcaccaagggcaagggtaaggaaaaggccaaggcgcagcTGCCCATCAACGAAGAATGGGagcaggacgaagaggagctcgagggccagaTTGAGGAGATCTTCAATGACCCGCTCACATATGAACATGCCCTTGCCTACTCCAACGCCGAACAGCGAGCACGTATCCACTCGAACTGGGCGCTCAGACAGAAACCGCAGAGGGAGGTGTCCATGGCGGCCGACATAGGGGAGGACGAGTTTGCAGACGACCCGGAAGTCGCCAATTGCCTGCTGTCGCCGGATGAGGCTCGCATCAAGGAGCTGATTTGGGTGAACCAGAATAAGGACTGGCTCAGGAAGCATCAAGAAAAGGTGTTCCGAAAAAAGATTGAAGCAGACCGCCCCAAACAgacacggcgacgccggaAGCGGGCCCGCATGGGTGAGGGCCAGACCAGCCCGGCCAGCTCGgcagccgaggcggccatcaACGTGGCCAAGGACCGTGCGTGGTCCAAGAGGATCAACTACGACGCCATCCGAAGCATCTTTGACGTGCCAAACGCAGGAGGCCTGggatcggcggcgacgagccgaaAAACGAGTCTGGCGGGAAGCACGCTGGGTGCCgaggacgtggacgaggagccgGAGGAGAGCATCGTCGGAGAcgacgtggaggaggaggacgaagaggagaTGCCGGAAGACTACGAGGCGCCCCACGGTGGTGAcgagtttggcggcggcgagtttGAGGGcggctacgacgacgacgaccccaacATGGACGAGGAGTATGGGCTGGACGACGAATAGGCCGAAGGAGGATTTTGCAAGTTCTTTGACAACTGGATTGCGTCGGCGAAGAGAGATACCCGGACTGGCGAGTTCCCCTGGCGCTGAAACTTTCTACGGGGACCAAGCGGCGATGGTAACGCCAGCTTTAGGAGATAGACGGGCAGGAAATAATGACTGTGACAAAGCTACATGGAATGGTCTCGTGATGCGCTGAATTTGCTTCGTGGTTGCCGGCTGGAGAAGGCTAATGAAGACTACAACCTACTGTACATGTGcgggcccgcccgcggcccgcgTTCCGTGGTAGCCCGTTATGGCCAACAGTCTGAATATTGCCGCAAGGTATACGTGCAGAGCATCGCACCGTACATGCTACGGCGCAGTACACCGCAGCACGAGAGGGTACCTAGGCCGTTGACATTGCCGCTTCGAACAGACGGAACTCGGGGGATATTCTACTCTGCCGTACAGTCCTTCCTGCATGCCTGCGAGGTAActtacgaagtacagtagATACATTAGTAGCCTATTGCAACGTACGGTGGCATGGCTGGCCTTTCCTTTACCGCCCTTTGGGAAGCGTTGGCCGTGCGCCTTCTTTCATCCATCGTCTCCCACCAACTTTTGATGAACGGCAAGGGGGTACGGGGGCTGGCGTCACGAGACCAGGTGACTGCCAAAATAAAAAAGAACATCAAGGAttcacgacgacgacgacgacgacgacgaccaagtGAGCAAGTGAGTGAGAaagtgagcgagcgagcaatTTGTTATGCAATCGAAACAAAGCCACCGCCCGCACCCTTGACCTGGCCTGACCTGATGACTGACACGCGCGTTGGAGAAAGGAGAGTGAGTGATTGATGTGTCcgtcttgtcttgtcttgccCGCAGTCCGGCAgttccctccccctccccctcctgcCTCCGCTTCCCCAACGATCGAGCGAACGAAAGACCCCTGGGTACAAGCCCAAGCCACCTTCATGACTTGGCCGGCTGGGAGACCGGGAGACTGGGAGACCGGGGTTGGGGTGCTTGCAGCTTGAGTCGAGTTGACTCCACGTCCACGATGCGGGCACCGActgcggggaggggagccgGGGGATGAAGGCGGGGGGAAGGGATGTCGGCAAGGCGTGCTGCTCTGCGGAGTCTGCAGGCCGGGGGGGTTCAACTTCGTCTTTGGCTACGCACTGGCCTGTCAGCTCTACTGTACTAGCAGGTGCTGCAGACTTGGTTCTCGGGACTGATGGCCGGTGGCCTTTTAATTGCTGCCAACGACGGCCATTGTcattgtacgaagtacgttaataagttacttcgtacaaacTTCGTGGCATGGCGAGCATGGACAACTGCTGAGCCCAAATCGCTCAGGGACAAGCTCTGCGCCCCGCGACATGGAgcgaggccgatgccgaAAGAAAGCCGCGCCAGAAGATTCCTGTTTTCTGCATCAAATGCCTGTAGTCGTGTTGAGCTGCAGatgcgtacgtacgcacgGATAACGGCTGTTTCCCTGttggggcgcgcgcggcggcggcggcggcggagataTTGGGGGACCAGCATTTGGTGGGAGGAAGGATACGAAGTAACTATACAGCCACCTGCGCCAACAAGGAGAGAGCCCAGCAGCATCTACCGTACCGTTGCTCCATGCATACGCGCAAGCAAGTACTCAACGTTAGTAGTGAGTTAGTACCCAGAACCTGCACatgcctacttcgtactttggTAGCTTTGATGAAGCCACGGGCTTGTAGTATGAAAACCATTAGTCAAGACTTTCTCCACCAGCGCGTCGCGTGACGAGGCTTGCAACGGTGGAAGGAAATTGGATTGGATtgggggatggatgggggacCGACAGACCGCCATATtcaggctggctggcggcggcgacggtcgggGCCAACCTAGAAGAAACAGGGGGGGCCCAAGGGGAAGGGATGGGGACCGACCAGTATGCCCCCAGCCAGCGGGCATtgaacggcgacggcggcgcggaggtgCGGCGTGTATGTGGGGTGAAAGTggacatggaggaggagtgaGCTGACTCCATGATTTCATCCGTGGCACTGCATCGAATCGAAAAGTCGATTGCGTGTCGTCTTCTCCAGCTGGGGGGGTACGAAGTAGGAAACGTTAGTAGGAGAATATGAACGTGGGGAGGCTCTAGCCGACCGACCGGTTGTGCCGGCTGCGGTTGCCCGTTCGTATtttggggggagggtggaaggacaaaaaaaaaagagagggCAGAGGCGATAAGACAACAGgtgagaggcggcggcggcgacgatgacgccccCATAAGTGCCGGCTCTGCTGCATGGGACGGAGCTCGGCTCTTTTCGcttcttttcttcctctCTCGTTCACTCTCTCTCGGTTATGAACATTTTGCCCTTGTTCTTCTCCCCCTGCTTTTATTACGTCCCAATTTGCAATGAATTGGATTGGGCGTGTTCCAGCGTTGATGAGCATGAGCTTGTAGCCCCCCCGGACTGTTGTTGTCATTGACTTGCACGACGTCTGACACTAGCAACCGCTGTGACACGCAACCGACCGTCACACAGAGAGAAAGGAAacgaggaagagagaggaAACACGACAGAGAGGGACGAGACGCAGCAGGCAAGCAGTTCCGGAAAAGAGCACAGGCATCGACTTCAGCATGTCGCCCAGCCAGATCCTCAACAAGCCGCGCctggtggtgatggggtCGAGGGAGTACGCCGTGGACGACTACGTGGCCGACTTTGAAAAGGACTTTGACTTTACGGTATGTAGCTTCTTCCAGTCTAGCGGCTGGGTTCGGTCACCGGCTTTGGCTTGTTTGCGAGTGGCAGCGTCGCAA is a window of Purpureocillium takamizusanense chromosome 10, complete sequence DNA encoding:
- the BRF1 gene encoding transcription factor TFIIIB subunit brf1 (BUSCO:EOG092613QA~COG:K~EggNog:ENOG503NU1D) is translated as MSSLLNPNRKPQSGSGPKPRFAKPNPIRAMREREERRQAAQQSQSASANRRGSVAPPARQQCPNKACPKPNVVDGTCQTCGRVADDSNIVAEVQFGETSSGAAIVQGSFVGADQAGVRSMGPAFRRVGGSEDREKSIREARGLMQGYAQQLNISESLVTAGTQVFKLASGANFIQGRTLASVAAVCLYAACRAEPPCKVMLIDLADLVQLNVFKLGRIFKKLNEVVPIGNDGLIPVYPEDLIWRFATKMEFHQETAKVAEDAVRLVKRMSRDWMVMGRRPSGICGACLLMAARMHNFRRTVREVVYIVKVTNHTIQNRLQEFNYTESSKMSVEDFLKQDFLESSHDPPSFYRKSEEHRQILEEKSKKRKRSTNDGEGQDGDEQPERNYEAEKRQRRMTDAGADLSQAPAIKFRRDADGFIIPPHPSQIPRDDPDSSIVEKIDDADALESLANEFGDAIDDELDASDNVNGTKGKGKEKAKAQLPINEEWEQDEEELEGQIEEIFNDPLTYEHALAYSNAEQRARIHSNWALRQKPQREVSMAADIGEDEFADDPEVANCLLSPDEARIKELIWVNQNKDWLRKHQEKVFRKKIEADRPKQTRRRRKRARMGEGQTSPASSAAEAAINVAKDRAWSKRINYDAIRSIFDVPNAGGLGSAATSRKTSLAGSTLGAEDVDEEPEESIVGDDVEEEDEEEMPEDYEAPHGGDEFGGGEFEGGYDDDDPNMDEEYGLDDE
- a CDS encoding uncharacterized protein (EggNog:ENOG503NZ02~COG:T), which gives rise to MAHIIDEPIEEELLPGDRLGRFHPTRPGEVLDGRFKTITKLGYGAGSTVWLAENLRFKKWRKSSIPRYVSVKIAALDTDAAWETRISKVIAKAQPSHEGLEFIRMPIDEFRLARPEGTHSCLVYTPMRETLCQLQSRLRRQRLAPPLFKFFIYCLLEALDYLHTKCGLIHTDIKDDNIMVTIESDAVLADFVKLQKKNHQPAHVRIEDGRITYLSQADFGPLQGPRLLPKLADFNLAFPGLAGDKGHLSPIQSHRFRAPEVILGCPWSYSADIWNLGLLMWNLLEGISLFDRPAGEAGEYDAHVHLAQMVTLLGDPPEELIERERFFRKHQLKSPVTNARGKKCKNMNEFWGGPFFDEDSKSRSLQKDCWFMSRPITDHVLRDDLLGKKRLADTVTELAGDEKEAFLDLASGMLHWLPEKRKTAKELLQHPIFDSLNNKRAQWRIDG